In Massilia violaceinigra, one DNA window encodes the following:
- the trxC gene encoding thioredoxin TrxC: MTDPVHIVCPHCEAVNRLAHERLNDTPVCGKCARELFVGMPIDVNTERFNKHVERNDIPVLVDFWAEWCGPCKMMAPAYQQAAKRLEPRIRLLKVDTEHLQDLAARYNIRSIPTLALFRNGREMARQPGAMDVNGIVSWVDALMRHA, encoded by the coding sequence ATGACCGACCCCGTCCACATCGTCTGCCCGCATTGCGAAGCGGTCAACCGGCTGGCGCACGAGCGCCTGAACGACACACCCGTGTGCGGCAAATGCGCGCGTGAGCTCTTCGTCGGCATGCCGATCGACGTCAACACGGAACGCTTCAACAAGCATGTCGAGCGCAACGATATTCCCGTGCTGGTCGATTTCTGGGCCGAATGGTGCGGACCGTGCAAGATGATGGCGCCGGCCTACCAGCAGGCGGCCAAGCGGCTCGAGCCGCGCATCCGGCTGCTCAAGGTCGATACCGAGCACCTGCAGGATCTCGCGGCTCGCTACAACATCCGCAGCATTCCGACGCTGGCGCTGTTCCGGAATGGCCGCGAAATGGCGCGCCAGCCGGGCGCGATGGACGTGAATGGAATTGTTTCCTGGGTGGATGCACTCATGCGCCACGCATGA
- a CDS encoding DUF4870 family protein — MTQDLVLDSNLEEQKNVARILYIVHALALVFSLGLLSVVPLIANYIKRPETEGSFLYSHHSWMIRSFWWFFVWAVVAAFFFITLWWVLGLGIVIAYVVGGLAWIWKAYRLLKGYFDLEKNRAMPG; from the coding sequence ATGACGCAAGACCTGGTACTCGATTCCAATTTGGAAGAACAAAAAAACGTCGCGCGGATTCTGTACATCGTGCATGCCCTGGCCCTGGTTTTCTCGCTGGGACTGCTATCGGTCGTGCCCTTGATCGCCAACTATATCAAGCGGCCCGAGACGGAAGGGTCGTTTTTGTACAGCCATCACAGCTGGATGATCCGCTCGTTCTGGTGGTTTTTCGTGTGGGCCGTGGTTGCCGCATTTTTCTTCATCACCTTGTGGTGGGTGCTCGGCCTTGGCATCGTCATCGCGTATGTGGTGGGTGGACTGGCGTGGATCTGGAAGGCTTACCGCTTGCTGAAAGGGTATTTCGATCTGGAGAAGAATCGGGCGATGCCGGGTTAA
- a CDS encoding cystathionine beta-lyase has product MKTSPQTQLIHNAYEPPAGFAAFPTPIHHASTVLFKDVAAMRSGDWKDKNAYTYGLHGTPTTFTLEARLAAIEDGLFCLLAPSGLAAIAMVDFALLKSGDDVLLPDNVYNPNRELGRWLSQDFGITARYYDPMIGAGIAELMQPNTKLVWTEAPGSVSMEVPDLPAICKAAHAAGALVALDNTWSAGLALRGFEHGVDIIMQALTKYQSGGSDVLMGAVITRERALNDRIAMAHMRLGMGVSADDAYLVLRGLSSMKLRFEAHDAAARKVAAWLKARPEIARVLHPAFADCPGHEHWKRDFTGAGGLFSVVFDARYSEEQTDRFVDSLALFGIGYSWGGANSLVMPYRMQAMRKDWKDAGVLVRFNIGLEDADDLIADLEQGLGRL; this is encoded by the coding sequence ATGAAAACTTCCCCCCAGACCCAACTGATTCATAACGCCTACGAGCCGCCCGCCGGCTTCGCGGCATTTCCCACCCCGATCCATCACGCCTCGACGGTCCTGTTCAAGGATGTCGCGGCGATGCGCTCGGGCGACTGGAAAGACAAGAACGCCTACACCTACGGCTTGCACGGCACGCCGACCACGTTTACCCTGGAAGCGCGCTTGGCCGCGATCGAAGACGGCCTGTTCTGCCTGCTGGCGCCGAGCGGGCTGGCGGCGATCGCCATGGTCGACTTTGCGCTGCTCAAAAGCGGCGATGACGTGCTGCTGCCCGATAATGTGTACAACCCGAACCGCGAACTGGGCCGCTGGCTCAGCCAGGATTTCGGCATCACCGCGCGCTATTACGATCCGATGATCGGGGCCGGCATTGCGGAATTGATGCAGCCGAATACGAAACTGGTCTGGACCGAGGCGCCCGGTTCGGTGTCGATGGAAGTGCCCGATTTGCCGGCGATTTGCAAGGCGGCGCATGCCGCGGGCGCGCTGGTGGCGCTGGACAACACCTGGTCCGCCGGGCTGGCGCTGCGCGGCTTCGAGCATGGCGTCGACATCATCATGCAGGCGCTGACCAAGTACCAGTCGGGCGGCTCGGACGTGCTGATGGGCGCCGTGATCACGCGCGAGCGTGCGCTCAACGACCGCATTGCGATGGCGCATATGCGTCTCGGCATGGGCGTGAGCGCTGACGACGCGTATCTGGTACTGCGCGGGCTGAGCAGCATGAAGCTGCGCTTCGAGGCGCACGATGCGGCGGCCAGGAAAGTGGCGGCTTGGCTCAAGGCGCGCCCGGAGATTGCGCGGGTGCTGCATCCGGCCTTTGCCGATTGCCCGGGGCATGAGCACTGGAAGCGCGACTTTACCGGCGCGGGCGGCTTGTTTTCGGTGGTGTTCGATGCGCGTTACAGCGAGGAACAGACCGACCGCTTCGTCGATAGTCTGGCATTGTTCGGGATTGGCTACAGCTGGGGCGGTGCGAACAGCCTGGTCATGCCGTACCGGATGCAGGCGATGCGCAAGGACTGGAAGGATGCGGGGGTGCTGGTGCGCTTCAATATCGGGCTGGAAGATGCCGATGATCTGATTGCCGATCTGGAGCAGGGGCTGGGGAGGCTTTGA
- the rimO gene encoding 30S ribosomal protein S12 methylthiotransferase RimO yields MSELRRIPLPGAAPKVGFVSLGCPKALVDSEQILTQLRAEGYETAKSYEGADLVIVNTCGFIDAAVQESLDAIGEALAENGRVIVTGCLGAKKDAAGDDIIMKVHPKVLAVTGPHALGEVMDSVHLHLPKPHEPFFDLVPSQGIKLTPKHYAYLKISEGCNHRCSFCIIPSMRGDLVSRPIADLMMEAENLFKAGVKELLVISQDTSAYGVDVKFRSGFWNGRPVKTHMTQLVEALGQLAAQFGAWVRLHYVYPYPHVDQIIPMMGGGSVLPYLDIPMQHAHPDVLKRMKRPASGEKNLDRIQAWRAMNPDLTIRSTFIAGFPGETEAEFEYLLDFLKEAQIDRLGCFAYSPVEGATANLLDNPVPAEVREERRGRVMLLQEEISAKRLQAKVGKIMRVLVDEVGGKEAIGRSWADAPEIDGVVHIKRSLVPGKKLTVGEFADVTITAADAHDLWASVV; encoded by the coding sequence ATGTCCGAACTTCGTCGTATTCCCCTTCCTGGTGCCGCTCCAAAAGTCGGCTTTGTCTCGCTCGGTTGCCCTAAAGCGCTGGTCGACTCCGAACAGATCCTGACCCAGCTGCGCGCCGAAGGTTACGAAACCGCCAAGTCGTACGAAGGCGCCGATCTCGTGATCGTCAACACCTGCGGCTTCATCGACGCCGCCGTCCAGGAATCGCTCGACGCCATCGGCGAAGCGCTGGCCGAAAACGGCCGCGTCATCGTCACCGGCTGCCTCGGCGCCAAAAAAGATGCTGCCGGCGACGACATCATCATGAAGGTACACCCGAAGGTGCTGGCTGTCACCGGCCCTCACGCCCTCGGCGAAGTCATGGACTCGGTCCACCTGCACCTGCCCAAGCCGCATGAGCCGTTTTTCGACCTGGTGCCGTCGCAAGGCATCAAGCTCACGCCGAAACATTACGCTTACCTCAAGATTTCCGAAGGCTGCAATCACCGTTGCAGTTTCTGCATCATTCCATCGATGCGCGGCGACCTCGTGTCGCGCCCGATCGCCGACCTGATGATGGAAGCCGAAAACCTGTTCAAGGCCGGCGTCAAGGAACTGCTCGTCATTTCCCAGGACACTAGCGCCTACGGCGTCGACGTCAAGTTCCGCTCCGGCTTCTGGAACGGCCGTCCGGTCAAGACCCACATGACGCAACTGGTCGAAGCGCTCGGCCAGCTGGCGGCCCAGTTCGGCGCCTGGGTGCGCCTGCACTACGTCTACCCGTACCCGCACGTCGACCAGATCATTCCGATGATGGGCGGCGGCTCGGTCCTGCCTTACCTCGACATTCCGATGCAGCACGCCCATCCGGACGTACTCAAGCGCATGAAGCGCCCGGCCAGCGGCGAGAAAAACCTCGACCGCATCCAGGCTTGGCGCGCCATGAATCCGGACCTGACGATCCGCTCGACCTTCATCGCCGGCTTCCCGGGCGAAACCGAGGCCGAATTCGAGTACCTGCTGGACTTCCTCAAGGAAGCCCAGATCGACCGTCTCGGCTGCTTTGCGTATTCGCCGGTGGAAGGCGCCACCGCCAACCTGCTCGATAATCCCGTGCCGGCAGAAGTGCGCGAAGAACGCCGTGGCCGCGTCATGCTGCTGCAGGAAGAAATCTCGGCCAAGCGCCTGCAGGCCAAGGTCGGCAAGATCATGCGCGTGCTGGTCGATGAAGTCGGCGGCAAGGAAGCCATCGGCCGCTCGTGGGCCGACGCGCCGGAAATCGACGGCGTGGTCCACATCAAGCGTTCGCTGGTGCCGGGCAAGAAGCTCACCGTCGGCGAATTTGCCGACGTCACCATCACCGCCGCCGACGCCCACGATCTCTGGGCCTCGGTGGTCTAG
- the phaR gene encoding polyhydroxyalkanoate synthesis repressor PhaR, which produces MSSAKKSTERLIKKYPNRRLYDTQTSSYITLTDVKQLVLDADEFTVIDAKTNEDLTRSILLQIILEEEANGAPMFSSGVLSQIIRYYGHAMQGMMGSYLEKNVQAFTDIQNKFTTGSTGAFEGKPFSPEMWTQFMNVQGPMMQGMMNNYIDQSKNLFVQMQEQMQNQSKSIFGAAFPFPPVEKK; this is translated from the coding sequence ATGAGTAGTGCAAAAAAGAGTACGGAACGCCTGATCAAGAAGTACCCGAATCGTCGTCTGTACGATACCCAGACCAGTTCGTATATCACGCTGACCGACGTCAAGCAGCTGGTGCTCGACGCGGATGAATTCACCGTGATCGATGCCAAGACGAACGAAGACCTGACCCGCAGCATCTTGCTTCAGATCATCCTGGAAGAGGAAGCGAACGGTGCTCCGATGTTTTCGAGCGGCGTGCTGTCGCAGATCATCCGCTATTACGGCCATGCCATGCAGGGGATGATGGGGTCTTACCTGGAGAAAAACGTCCAGGCATTCACGGATATCCAGAACAAGTTCACCACCGGTTCGACCGGGGCGTTCGAGGGCAAACCGTTCAGTCCGGAAATGTGGACCCAGTTCATGAATGTGCAGGGACCGATGATGCAGGGGATGATGAATAACTACATCGACCAGAGCAAAAACCTCTTTGTGCAGATGCAGGAACAGATGCAGAACCAGAGCAAGAGCATTTTTGGGGCGGCGTTTCCGTTTCCGCCGGTGGAGAAGAAGTAA
- the phaC gene encoding class I poly(R)-hydroxyalkanoic acid synthase, which produces MSHMTDPSAWQAMFRAAPEGASPVAGLLKDAGATIPPQALESLRNDYLQKAAGLWQEFLAGKTPSLTDRRFAAPEWLSNPMSAFSAASYLLNAEFLTAMADAVETGPRERQKIRFAVQQMVDAMSPANFLATNPEAQQQLIDTKGESLTRGLANMMTDMQKGRISLSDESAFEVGRNVATTPGQVVFENELFQLIQYTPATPTVHQLPLLMMPPCINKFYILDLQPENSVVRYTVEQGHTVFLVSWRNPDASMGATTWDDYVENGAIKAIEVTRAISGSDKVNAFGFCVGGTIMSTALAVLAARGEQPAASLTLLTTLLDFEDTGVLEVFIDETQVAMREKALAKGGLMPGRDLATTFSSLRPNDLVWNYVQSNYLKGKEPPPFDLLYWNSDSTNLPGPMFCWYLRNTYLENSLKEPGKLTVAGAPVDLGAIEAPVFVYGSKEDHIVPWSAAYGSMHILNPKNAQANRFVMGASGHIAGVINPASKNKRSYWTNDAGAAPKGKGKAMGKAAASAQEWFNGATEHKGSWWPEWAAFLAEHGGKEVKAPAKAGSKAYQPIEPAPGRYVKVRAD; this is translated from the coding sequence ATGTCCCACATGACCGATCCCTCCGCCTGGCAGGCGATGTTCCGGGCGGCGCCGGAGGGCGCCAGTCCGGTGGCCGGCCTGCTCAAGGACGCCGGCGCGACCATTCCGCCGCAGGCGCTGGAATCGTTGCGCAACGATTACCTGCAAAAAGCCGCCGGATTGTGGCAGGAATTTCTTGCAGGGAAAACTCCCTCGCTCACCGACCGCCGCTTTGCCGCGCCGGAATGGCTGTCCAATCCGATGTCCGCCTTCAGTGCCGCATCATACCTGTTAAACGCCGAGTTCCTGACCGCCATGGCCGATGCGGTCGAGACCGGTCCGCGCGAACGGCAAAAGATCCGTTTTGCCGTGCAGCAGATGGTCGACGCCATGTCGCCGGCCAATTTCCTGGCGACGAACCCGGAAGCGCAGCAACAACTCATCGACACCAAGGGTGAAAGCCTCACCCGCGGCCTGGCCAATATGATGACCGATATGCAGAAAGGGCGCATTTCGCTGTCGGACGAATCGGCTTTCGAGGTGGGCCGCAACGTCGCCACCACGCCGGGCCAGGTGGTGTTTGAAAACGAGCTGTTCCAGCTGATCCAGTACACCCCGGCCACGCCGACCGTGCACCAGCTGCCCTTGCTCATGATGCCGCCTTGCATCAACAAGTTTTACATCCTCGACCTGCAGCCGGAAAACTCGGTGGTGCGCTACACGGTGGAGCAGGGTCATACGGTGTTCCTGGTGTCGTGGCGCAATCCCGATGCCTCGATGGGTGCAACCACCTGGGATGATTACGTCGAGAATGGCGCGATCAAGGCGATCGAAGTCACGCGCGCCATTTCCGGGTCCGACAAGGTCAACGCCTTCGGTTTCTGCGTCGGCGGCACCATCATGAGCACGGCGCTGGCGGTGCTGGCGGCGCGCGGCGAGCAGCCGGCGGCCAGCCTGACCTTGCTGACCACCTTGCTCGACTTCGAGGACACGGGGGTGCTGGAAGTGTTCATCGACGAAACCCAGGTGGCGATGCGTGAAAAAGCCCTGGCCAAGGGCGGGCTGATGCCGGGGCGCGATCTGGCCACGACCTTCTCGTCGCTGCGCCCGAACGACCTGGTGTGGAATTACGTGCAGTCGAACTATCTGAAGGGCAAGGAACCACCGCCGTTCGACTTGCTGTATTGGAATTCCGACAGCACCAACCTGCCTGGGCCGATGTTTTGCTGGTATCTGCGCAATACCTACCTGGAAAACAGTCTCAAGGAGCCGGGCAAGCTGACCGTGGCCGGGGCGCCGGTCGACCTGGGCGCGATCGAGGCGCCGGTGTTCGTGTACGGTTCCAAGGAAGATCATATTGTTCCCTGGAGCGCGGCGTACGGCTCGATGCACATTCTGAACCCGAAGAATGCGCAGGCCAACCGCTTTGTGATGGGCGCGTCCGGGCATATTGCCGGCGTGATCAACCCGGCGTCGAAGAACAAGCGCAGTTACTGGACCAACGACGCCGGTGCCGCGCCCAAGGGTAAAGGCAAAGCCATGGGCAAGGCGGCGGCATCGGCGCAGGAATGGTTCAACGGCGCGACCGAACACAAGGGCAGCTGGTGGCCGGAGTGGGCCGCTTTCCTGGCTGAACACGGCGGCAAGGAAGTCAAGGCGCCGGCCAAGGCGGGCAGCAAGGCCTACCAGCCGATCGAGCCGGCGCCGGGGCGTTACGTCAAGGTCAGGGCGGACTGA
- the pgeF gene encoding peptidoglycan editing factor PgeF, producing MSGLHIIAPDWPDMPDGIGAIATTRVGGVSPAPYDDGAGGGGLNLGNHVGDDPVLVGLNRARLRQALPGEPAWISQVHGVAVVDAATVQPGQPVRVGDASIASVPGVVCAIMTADCLPVLFASRDGKVVGAAHAGWRGLAAGVLRETVAAMRAAGAGEITAWLGPAIGPTQFEVGSDVFDSFMAGAHGADEASQTAQCFAPFPGRPGKYLADIYWLARIVLARDNVTDVSGGTYCTASERGRFYSYRRDQVTGRQASLIWIK from the coding sequence ATGTCCGGCTTGCACATCATCGCGCCCGACTGGCCGGATATGCCGGACGGCATTGGCGCCATCGCCACCACGCGCGTTGGCGGCGTCAGTCCGGCGCCGTATGACGACGGGGCCGGCGGCGGAGGGCTGAACCTGGGCAACCATGTCGGCGACGATCCGGTGCTGGTCGGCCTGAACCGCGCGCGCCTGCGGCAGGCGCTGCCGGGCGAGCCGGCCTGGATTTCGCAGGTGCATGGCGTGGCCGTGGTCGACGCCGCCACCGTGCAGCCGGGCCAGCCGGTGCGGGTGGGCGACGCCAGCATTGCCAGCGTGCCCGGCGTGGTGTGCGCAATCATGACGGCCGATTGCCTGCCGGTGCTGTTCGCGTCGAGAGACGGCAAGGTGGTGGGCGCCGCGCACGCGGGCTGGCGCGGACTGGCCGCCGGGGTGCTGCGCGAGACCGTGGCGGCCATGCGCGCGGCCGGCGCCGGCGAAATTACCGCTTGGCTGGGGCCGGCCATCGGTCCAACCCAGTTCGAAGTCGGCAGCGATGTGTTCGACAGCTTTATGGCCGGGGCCCACGGCGCTGATGAGGCAAGCCAGACCGCGCAGTGTTTCGCGCCATTTCCGGGTCGTCCGGGCAAGTATCTGGCCGATATCTACTGGCTGGCGCGCATCGTGCTGGCGCGCGATAACGTGACCGATGTTTCCGGCGGAACGTATTGCACCGCCAGCGAGCGCGGCCGCTTTTATTCGTACCGGCGCGACCAGGTCACGGGCCGCCAGGCTAGCCTGATCTGGATTAAATGA
- a CDS encoding RluA family pseudouridine synthase yields the protein MILTPTPNSADLPLDPDLEIDIDDEAGDEYVLPAVGIDLSPIHLELTPDACGHRLDKVIAGLVPQFSRSRLQLWFEAGHVLVDGKPARGKDTAYGDEAVVILPQSAPEDEAYTPEAMELNIVFEDEHIIVINKPAGLVVHPGAGNWAGTLLNGLLHHCPQLAGVPRAGIVHRLDKDTSGLMVIGKTLAAQTDLVRQLQARSVKREYFALVWGTPQLSSTIDASMGRHPKDRVKMAVSTNFSAKPAITHYQRIATGMLDRRPVSLVQCQLETGRTHQIRVHMLSIGFALVGDAVYGKQHLTPVFPRQALQARRLGLVHPATGEDMEWIVPLADDFAELIERAGIPEPEQV from the coding sequence GTGATATTAACTCCAACGCCGAATTCGGCGGATTTGCCCTTAGACCCCGATCTGGAGATCGACATCGATGACGAGGCCGGCGACGAATACGTCCTGCCCGCCGTCGGCATCGACCTCTCCCCGATCCACCTCGAACTGACGCCGGACGCCTGCGGCCACCGTCTGGACAAGGTCATTGCCGGCCTGGTCCCGCAATTTTCGCGCAGCCGCCTGCAGCTGTGGTTCGAAGCGGGCCATGTGCTGGTCGACGGCAAGCCCGCGCGCGGCAAAGACACCGCTTACGGCGACGAAGCGGTGGTCATCCTGCCACAAAGTGCGCCGGAAGACGAGGCCTACACGCCTGAAGCGATGGAACTGAACATCGTGTTCGAGGACGAGCATATCATCGTCATCAACAAACCGGCCGGACTGGTCGTGCATCCGGGCGCCGGCAACTGGGCCGGGACCCTGCTCAACGGCTTGCTGCACCACTGTCCGCAACTGGCCGGCGTGCCGCGCGCGGGTATCGTGCACCGGCTCGACAAGGATACCAGCGGCCTGATGGTCATCGGCAAAACCCTGGCGGCGCAGACCGACCTGGTGCGCCAGCTGCAGGCGCGCAGCGTCAAGCGCGAGTATTTTGCGCTCGTCTGGGGCACGCCGCAACTGAGCAGCACCATCGACGCGTCGATGGGCCGCCACCCGAAAGACCGGGTCAAGATGGCCGTGTCGACCAATTTCTCGGCCAAGCCGGCCATTACCCACTACCAGCGCATCGCCACCGGTATGTTGGACCGTCGTCCCGTCAGTCTGGTTCAATGCCAGCTCGAGACCGGCCGCACCCACCAGATCCGCGTGCACATGCTCTCGATCGGCTTCGCGCTGGTGGGCGACGCCGTGTACGGCAAGCAGCACCTCACGCCGGTATTTCCGCGCCAGGCGTTGCAGGCGCGCCGTCTGGGCCTGGTGCATCCGGCCACCGGCGAGGACATGGAATGGATCGTGCCGCTGGCCGATGATTTCGCCGAGCTGATCGAACGCGCCGGCATTCCCGAGCCCGAGCAGGTGTGA
- a CDS encoding outer membrane protein assembly factor BamD — MQKKLSRVVANIVATTLLLGLSACSLLPEKTDETKNWPVTKLYAEAREEMAGGHYEAAIKLFERLETNYPFGNYAAQAQMEIAYAHYKSQDQAQALAAVERFIKLHPNHPNVDYMYYLRGLINFNDQIGFLSFVYEQDPTERDPKATREAFAAFKALVDKFPDSIYAADSIARMKYLVNAMAQYEVHVANYYHDRGAYLASLNRAMAAVSDYQDAPAREEALFLMMRNYDKLGMPELRDDTKRIFVRNYPNSKYLDPNAGEKAWWKFWAKSNRPAR; from the coding sequence ATGCAAAAAAAATTATCGCGTGTTGTTGCCAATATTGTTGCTACTACTCTTCTGCTCGGTTTGTCCGCTTGCAGCTTGTTGCCGGAAAAAACCGACGAGACCAAAAACTGGCCGGTGACGAAATTATACGCTGAGGCACGCGAAGAAATGGCGGGTGGCCACTACGAGGCGGCAATCAAGCTGTTCGAGCGCCTCGAAACCAACTACCCGTTCGGTAATTATGCAGCGCAGGCGCAGATGGAAATTGCCTACGCTCACTACAAGAGCCAGGACCAGGCGCAGGCGCTGGCCGCGGTGGAGCGCTTCATCAAGCTGCACCCGAACCATCCCAACGTCGACTATATGTACTACCTGCGCGGGCTGATCAACTTCAACGACCAGATCGGCTTCCTGAGCTTCGTCTACGAACAGGACCCGACCGAGCGCGACCCGAAAGCGACGCGCGAAGCGTTTGCCGCCTTCAAGGCGCTGGTCGACAAGTTCCCAGACAGCATCTACGCGGCCGATTCGATTGCCCGCATGAAGTATCTGGTGAACGCGATGGCGCAGTACGAAGTTCACGTGGCCAACTATTACCACGACCGCGGCGCTTACCTGGCCTCGCTGAACCGTGCGATGGCGGCGGTGTCGGACTACCAGGATGCGCCGGCGCGCGAAGAGGCGCTGTTTTTGATGATGCGCAACTACGACAAGCTGGGCATGCCCGAGCTGCGCGACGACACCAAGCGCATATTCGTGCGCAACTACCCGAACAGCAAGTACCTCGACCCGAACGCCGGCGAGAAAGCGTGGTGGAAGTTCTGGGCCAAGTCGAACCGTCCGGCACGCTGA
- the yaaA gene encoding peroxide stress protein YaaA, producing the protein MLIVLSPAKSLDLETPPTTKLHTTPDFLDRSGALIDVLRHYSPAELASLMHLSDPLADLNVGRYASWSKDTSEARQAIMAFNGDVYAGFDARSLKPGQLDYAQHSVRILSGLYGVLRPLDLIHPHRLEMGTKLATPQGKDLYAFWGETVTGALNEAIAAKGAKVLVNLASQEYFKSVKPKLLSVPVVTPVFEDWKGGKYKIISFFAKRARGLMARYAAVKGIADAEKLKSFKVDGYAFDKHDSDERTWIFRRRVEV; encoded by the coding sequence ATGCTGATTGTCTTGTCGCCCGCCAAATCGCTGGACCTGGAAACGCCCCCGACCACCAAACTGCACACCACGCCCGATTTTCTCGACCGTTCCGGCGCGCTGATCGATGTACTGCGCCACTATTCGCCGGCCGAACTGGCCAGCCTGATGCACTTGTCCGACCCCCTGGCCGACCTCAACGTGGGCCGTTATGCCAGCTGGAGCAAGGACACCAGCGAGGCGCGCCAGGCCATCATGGCCTTCAACGGCGATGTGTATGCCGGCTTCGACGCGCGTTCGCTCAAGCCGGGCCAGCTCGATTACGCGCAGCACAGTGTGCGTATTTTATCCGGGCTGTACGGTGTGCTGCGTCCGCTCGACCTGATCCATCCGCACCGGCTGGAGATGGGCACCAAGCTGGCCACGCCGCAGGGCAAGGACCTGTATGCGTTCTGGGGCGAGACGGTCACCGGCGCGCTGAACGAGGCGATTGCCGCCAAGGGGGCGAAGGTGCTGGTCAACCTGGCGTCGCAAGAGTATTTCAAGTCGGTCAAGCCCAAGTTGCTGTCGGTGCCGGTGGTCACGCCCGTGTTCGAGGACTGGAAGGGCGGCAAGTACAAGATCATTTCCTTCTTCGCCAAGCGGGCGCGCGGGCTGATGGCGCGCTACGCGGCGGTCAAGGGCATTGCCGACGCCGAGAAGCTCAAGAGTTTCAAGGTCGACGGCTATGCGTTCGACAAGCACGATTCGGACGAGCGCACGTGGATTTTTCGGCGCCGGGTCGAGGTCTGA
- a CDS encoding putative toxin-antitoxin system toxin component, PIN family: MIPAPAKRIVLDTNVCLDLFVFHDPRWASLLAAVESGAVEAVTRADCREEYLVVLHYKHLPLDEASRPLAAARFDASITVVAPDAKPVRLPVCTDRDDQKFLELARDAGADILITKDKALLKLARKTAQAGMFRIMLPEAWVKLGAAAAIDTQAAQGNS, encoded by the coding sequence ATGATACCCGCTCCAGCCAAACGCATCGTGCTCGACACCAATGTCTGCCTCGACCTGTTCGTCTTCCACGATCCGCGCTGGGCCAGCCTGCTGGCCGCCGTCGAGAGTGGCGCGGTCGAAGCCGTCACGCGCGCCGATTGTCGGGAAGAATATCTGGTGGTGCTGCACTACAAGCACCTGCCGCTCGACGAAGCCTCCCGCCCGCTCGCGGCGGCGCGCTTCGATGCATCGATCACCGTCGTCGCCCCCGACGCCAAACCGGTGCGACTGCCGGTCTGCACCGACCGCGACGACCAGAAGTTCCTGGAACTGGCGCGCGACGCCGGCGCCGACATCCTCATCACCAAGGACAAGGCACTGCTCAAGCTTGCGCGCAAGACAGCCCAGGCCGGCATGTTCCGCATCATGCTGCCGGAGGCATGGGTCAAGCTCGGTGCTGCGGCGGCGATCGATACGCAAGCCGCGCAAGGCAATTCTTAG